CTTCTGGACGGTCTTCTTGTTGTCCTTGGCGTAGGCCTGGTCCAGGACCGCGTTCTCCTTGACGAAGCCGGTCACGCGACCCTCGACGATCTTCGCCAGGGCAGCCTCGGGCTTGCCCTCCTCGCGCGCGGTCGCCTCGGCGATGCGGCGCTCGTTGTCGAGCACCTCGGCCGGGATGTCCTCGCGGGAGAGGTAGCCGGGGCCGAACGCGGCGATGTGCTGCGCGACGCCCTTGGCGACCTCTTCGTTCTCGCCGTCCAGCTCGACCAGGACGCCGATGGCCGGCGGCAGGTCGGGGTCGGTGCGGTGCATGTAGACGTTCACGTACGCGCCGCCGGTGAACTGGGCGAAGCGACGGAAGACGATCTTCTCGCCCAGGGAGGCGTTGGCCTCGTCCACGAACTGCTGGACGGTCTTGCCGGGCTCGATCTCGGCGGCCAGGGCGGCCTCGATGTCGGCCGGGGAGGTCTTGGCGACGAAAGCGGCCAGCTCGTTGGCGACAGCCACGAACTTGCCACCCTTGGCGACGAAGTCGGTCTCGCAGTTCAGCTCGACCAGAACGCCGGAGGTGCCCTCGATCAGGGAGACGACGGCGCCGTTGGAGGCGTCGCGGCCCTCACGCTTGGCAACGCCCTTCTGGCCCTTGATGCGGAGCAGCTCGACGGCCTTCTCGACGTCGCCTGCGGCCTCCTCGAGCGCCTTCTTGCAGTCCATCATCCCGGCGCCGGTGAGCTCACGGAGCTTCTTGACGTCCGCGGCGGTGAAGTTCGCCATGGTTCCTGAATCTCTTCTCGCGTTGTCTTGGAAGGAAGCGAAAGTTCGCGACCGTTCGACACACGGGAGGGGTACGCCGGCGAGTGCCGCCGTACCCCTCCCCGGTCAAGCGGTTCAGGCCTGCTCGGCCTCGGTGACCTCGGCAGCGGCCTCGGCGGCGGGGGCCTCGGCGGCCTCGGCGTCGGCGACCTTCTCGGTCTCGGCGGAGGTCTGGACCTCGGCCTCCTCGGCCTTCTTCTCGGCGCCGGCGAGCTGCTCGAGCTCCCACTCGGCCAGCGGCTCGGCGGCACCGGCGTCAGCCGGCTTCACGTCGCCCTTGGCGGCACCGGAACGGGCCATCAGACCCTCGGCGACGGCGTCGGCGACCACGCGGGTCAGCAGGGTGACCGAGCGGATGGCGTCGTCGTTGCCCGGGATCTTGTAGTCGACCTCGTCGGGGTCGCAGTTGGTGTCCAGGATCGCGACGACCGGGATGTTCAGCTTGCGAGCCTCGCCGACGGCGATGTGCTCCTTCTTGGTGTCGACGATCCACACGGCGGACGGCACGCGCTGCATGTCGCGGATACCGCCGAGGGTCTTCTCCAGCTTCTCGTACTCACGCTGGAGCACGAGGAGCTCCTTCTTGGTGAGCCCGGAGCCGGGCACATCCGTGAAGTCGATCTCGCTGAGCTCCTTGAGGCGCTGCAGACGCTTGTAGACGGTGGAGAAGTTGGTCAGCATGCCGCCGAGCCAGCGCTGGTTCACGTAGGGCATGCCCACGCGGGTGGCCTGCTCGGCGATGGCC
This genomic interval from Streptacidiphilus rugosus AM-16 contains the following:
- the tsf gene encoding translation elongation factor Ts, with amino-acid sequence MANFTAADVKKLRELTGAGMMDCKKALEEAAGDVEKAVELLRIKGQKGVAKREGRDASNGAVVSLIEGTSGVLVELNCETDFVAKGGKFVAVANELAAFVAKTSPADIEAALAAEIEPGKTVQQFVDEANASLGEKIVFRRFAQFTGGAYVNVYMHRTDPDLPPAIGVLVELDGENEEVAKGVAQHIAAFGPGYLSREDIPAEVLDNERRIAEATAREEGKPEAALAKIVEGRVTGFVKENAVLDQAYAKDNKKTVQKVLDEAGVKLVRFARFRVGA
- the rpsB gene encoding 30S ribosomal protein S2, which gives rise to MAVVTMRELLESGVHFGHQTRRWNPKMKRFIFTERNGIYIIDLLQSLNYIDRAYEFVKETVAHGGSVLFVGTKKQAQEAIAEQATRVGMPYVNQRWLGGMLTNFSTVYKRLQRLKELSEIDFTDVPGSGLTKKELLVLQREYEKLEKTLGGIRDMQRVPSAVWIVDTKKEHIAVGEARKLNIPVVAILDTNCDPDEVDYKIPGNDDAIRSVTLLTRVVADAVAEGLMARSGAAKGDVKPADAGAAEPLAEWELEQLAGAEKKAEEAEVQTSAETEKVADAEAAEAPAAEAAAEVTEAEQA